In one window of Syngnathus scovelli strain Florida chromosome 20, RoL_Ssco_1.2, whole genome shotgun sequence DNA:
- the LOC125990081 gene encoding kinesin-like protein KIF13B isoform X2, protein MPRGPPSDGTMEDNKLNDSNVKVAVRVRPMSRREKDLTTKCVVEMEGNQTILNPAIATLSKADPRNQPKVFAYDHCFWSMDESQKDKFAGQEVVFQCLGESLLDNAFMGYNACIFAYGQTGSGKSYTMMGSAEQPGLIPRLCSSLFSRTMQEAREGESFTVEVSYMEIYNEKVRDLLDPKGNRQALRVREHNVLGPYVDGLSRLAVASYKDVESLMSEGNKSRTVASTNMNEESSRSHAVFNIILTHTLMDLQSGTRGEKVSKLSLVDLAGSERAAKTGAAGERLKEGSNINKSLSTLGLVISALADQGAGRNRSKFVPYRDSVLTWLLKDSLGGNSRTAMVATISPAADNYDETLSTLRYADRAKSIVNHAVVNEDPNARIIRELREEVEKLKEQLTEAESMKAPELKERLEESEKLIQEMTVTWEEKLRKTESIAQERQRQLESLGISLQSSGIRVVDDKCFLVNLNADPALNELLVYYLKEHTRVGSSNSQDIQLCGMAIQAEHCIIDITQNDGVVLTPHRNARTWVNGTMVTGSVHLHHGDRILWGNNHFFRINLPKHLVHTLGEEEEGRAKVKTYLSTEQLEVDLDASSDVSSEVGFEFAQAEVMMKGMAINDPLQSVLQTLERQHEEEKRCALERQRQMYEQELQQLRLRLNPEKSPHLLDLSGLPNSTAATGTSLVPHKRVRRWSEDREAMITRSLRRLKEQIVRANLLAQEACFIAEELNKRTEYLVTLQIPAANLDANRKRDVVLSEPAIQVRRKGRGKQIWAMEKMENRLVDMRDLYQEWKDYDEDNPLMRSYFKRADPFFDEQENHSLIGVANVFLACLFYDVKLQYAVPIINQKGEVAGRLHVEVWREIESSNAERSIQSSTDGDAQERKLNCVVKVLQATGLPRHLSNFVFCQYHFCGQTEPMFIPPELGRAPSPSASKDPQCNVIFDSSKEFSVPVSEDFLEYLSEGAVAIGVYGHKQDSHRRNLALWDLGVIQAKTRSLRERWSEVTRRVELWVQLMELNDAGQFTPVEILPAKDVRTGGIFQLRQGQSRRVQVELHSVPDSGTMPLISISILSVSIGDVKVQNTPKGRDSMLARDEEMDSYQEEDLERMREQWLATLTQRQEYLDQQLQKIVSKQDKSEDDLERESQLLECRLTLTEERNAVLVPSAGSGIPGAPVERVPVPGMETHIPVLFLDLSADDFQSNLSAPLAGGVDAYLAGEYEDDFFDLHIVKHDESEVKVEASWDSTVHDCPELSRAASGEQRIYLTVRVVVELSHPAHMQLILRKRICVNVTGKKGFAQSLLKRMSQRSTIPGCGVTFEIVSNIPGDFHGPEDREMLARLAASTDDDQSGDSEAAIEKYLRSVLAVENILTLDRLRQEVTVREQLALRGKVPRRCLSSPNVNRLSVGNLDVFSSTHKLGDFKGWESHQDLSAASAQSRRTLPSSISHSLTPDTVKAVPNLLKSLISGGKEDSGEQATVHQQNVPRIMVQSASVVEGMNTHWQVPPEEISPPAIHQESPRLVPLPPPIIPETEDSTQSSMSEASSGYISTSISTATLSDVYTLSWDHPPSSGQKADSYEPVTDEEENKVIQRLSLESDGGSGSEPQEFFQAATENTNLPQSKPNHNSSDLNQQKPNPSLVQEVEAPSLCVDSDIPPTTVHLEHHSMESAQSDGELSLTNSFIVQVQQPTDSKPKTSVTEEVQMNTKESTKAIQEVLKKNEQSKLEEPAQMSSEPSIVPLGDSDPLSCHQEKSPLKNTSGSAISTSSDKVHLENLDASAEPNVQPSESAAAVNPFKIQKVQSSDLKSFQRILGDSDGEPVQTDTGASSKSDSNLAEPLELVLDCEEGEAASAVTLPDWIKEGEFVTVGTNKKGIVRYVGPTDFAEGMWVGVELEVPAGKNDGSVGGKHYFHCNPGYGVLVRPDRVTRGGGKRRRQQQKRRSANLSGSAPNLAALTAMAKGASSSRNIAEDHKNS, encoded by the exons ATGCCCCGTGGACCACC gTCAGACGGCACCATGGAAGACAACAAGCTCAATGACTCGAACGTAAAAGTCGCTGTTCGTGTGCGACCAATGAGCAGAAGAG AAAAAGACCTCACAACAAAATGTGTGGTTGAAATGGAAGGGAACCAGACAATATTGAATCCTGCCATTGCGACTTTGAGCAAAGCAGACCCCCG GAATCAGCCAAAG GTTTTTGCTTATGATCACTGTTTCTGGTCCATGGATGAATCCCAGAAAGACAAGTTTGCAG GTCAAGAAGTAGTGTTCCAGTGCCTTGGGGAGAGTTTGCTTGACAATGCCTTTATGGGTTACAATGCTTGCATCTTTGCTTATGGGCAAACAG GCTCCGGCAAGTCTTACACCATGATGGGGTCAGCAGAGCAGCCTGGTCTGATCCCTCGCCTCTGCAGCTCCTTGTTCTCCAGGACCATGCAGGAGGCTCGAGAGGGAGAGAGCTTCACTGTGGAAGTCTCCTACATGGAGATTTACAATGAGAAAGTCCGAGACCTGCTCGACCCTAAAGG AAACCGTCAAGCACTAAGGGTAAGGGAGCACAACGTTTTAGGACCTTATGTTGATGGGCTGTCACGTCTGGCTGTGGCTAGCTACAAG GACGTTGAATCTCTGATGTCAGAGGGAAATAAATCTCGCACTGTGGCCTCCACAAACATGAATGAAGAGAGCAGCCGATCTCATGCTGTGTTTAACATCATACTCACTCATACTCTAATGGACCTACAATCAGGG ACACGTGGAGAGAAGGTAAGCAAGCTCAGTCTGGTGGACCTGGCAGGAAGTGAACGTGCAGCAAAGACTGGGGCAGCTGGTGAAAGGCTGAAAGAAGGCAGCAACATTAACAA ATCTCTTAGCACATTGGGTTTGGTGATCTCAGCCTTGGCGGATCAAGGTGCAGGAAGGAACAGGAGCAAGTTTGTTCCCTACAGGGACTCTGTGCTCACTTGGCTGCTCAAG GACAGTTTGGGGGGGAACAGCCGCACAGCCATGGTGGCCACGATCAGCCCAGCGGCAGACAATTATGACGAGACTCTGTCCACCCTGCGTTATGCTGACCGGGCCAAAAGCATTGTCAACCACGCTGTGGTCAACGAAGACCCCAATGCCAGAATTATCAGGGAGCTGCGAGAGGAAGTAGAGAAACTGAAGGAGCAGCTCACAGAGGCTGAG TCTATGAAGGCCCCTGAGCTGAAGGAGCGGCTGGAGGAGTCTGAGAAACTAATCCAAGAGATGACGGTGACTTGGGAGGAGAAACTCAGGAAAACTGAGTCTATTGCACAA GAGCGTCAGAGGCAGCTGGAGAGTTTGGGTATTTCCCTGCAGTCGTCTGGCATCAGAGTAGTGGATGACAAGTGCTTCCTGGTCAACTTGAATGCTGACCCTGCCCTCAATGAACTGCTCGTCTACTATCTAAAG GAGCACACGCGTGTGGGCTCATCCAACTCACAGGACATCCAGCTGTGTGGGATGGCCATCCAAGCCGAGCACTGCATCATCGATATCACCCAAAACGACGGTGTGGTGCTCACGCCTCACCGTAATGCTCG GACATGGGTGAATGGCACCATGGTCACTGGTTCAGTGCACCTTCATCACGGAGACCGGATCTTGTGGGGAAACAACCATTTCTTCAG GATCAATCTACCCAAGCATTTGGTCCATACCctgggtgaggaggaggagggaagagCTAAAGTAAAAACCTACTTAAGTACGGAGCAACTGGAGGTGGACCTTGATGCATCCAGCGATGTTTCTAGTGAAGTGGGCTTTGAATTTGCTCAAGCTGAAGTCATGATGAAAGGAATGGCCATTAACG ACCCCTTGCAGTCAGTATTACAGACCCTTGAGAGGCAACATGAGGAAGAGAAACGCTGCGCCCTGGAGCGGCAGAGGCAAATGTACGAACAGGAGCTGCAGCAGCTTCGTCTGCGACTCAACCCAGAGAAATCGCCCCATCTCCTCGACTTGTCGGGCTTACCAAATAGTACTGCTGCCACTGGAACATCACTAGTCCCCCACAAACGTGTGAGGCGCTGGAGTGAAGACAG AGAGGCTATGATTACACGAAGCCTTCGACGTCTAAAGGAGCAGATCGTTCGTGCCAACCTTCTCGCTCAGGAGGCCTGCTTTATTGCAGAGGAACTGAACAAAAGGACAGAGTACCTCGTGACTTTGCAGATACCAGCTGCCAATCTGGATGCCAACAGGAAG cgTGATGTGGTGCTGAGCGAGCCGGCCATTCAGGTTCGGCGTAAAGGGAGAGGGAAGCAGATCTGGGCAATGGAGAAGATGGAAAACAGGCTGGTGGATATGAGGGATCTTTACCAAGAATGGAAAGACTATGATGAAGACAACCCT ctGATGCGGTCTTATTTCAAACGAGCCGACCCATTTTTTGATGAGCAGGAAAACCACAGTCTGATTGGAGTGGCCAATGTTTTCCTAGCATGCCTCTTCTATGATGTAAAACTGCAGTATGCAGTTCCCATCATCAACCAGAAGGGAGAG GTGGCGGGCCGACTTCATGTGGAGGTATGGCGAGAAATAGAAAGCTCAAATGCAGAACGTTCAATACAAAGTAGCACTGATGGAGATGCACAAGAGCGTAAACTGAACTGCGTG GTGAAAGTCCTTCAGGCTACCGGTCTTCCTCGTCATCTGTCTAACTTCGTCTTCTGCCAGTATCACTTTTGTGGACAGACAGAGCCAATGTTCATTCCTCCGGAATTAGGGCGGGCCCCCTCACCCTCTGCTTCCAAAGACCCTCAGTGCAACGTTATTTTTGACAGCTCCAAG gaaTTTTCAGTGCCAGTGTCAGAGGACTTTTTGGAGTATTTGTCTGAGGGTGCAGTGGCTATCGGAGTGTATGGTCACAAACAGGACAGCCATCGGAGGAACTTGGCACTGTGGGACCTTGGTGTAATTCAAGCCAAAACCCGTTCACTCAGAGAGAG GTGGAGTGAGGTGACTCGGCGAGTGGAGCTGTGGGTGCAGCTCATGGAGCTAAATGATGCAGGGCAGTTCACACCCGTCGAAATTCTTCCTGCAAAAGACGTAAGGACTGGAGGAATTTTTCAGCTTAGGCAG GGCCAGTCTCGCCGAGTCCAGGTGGAGTTGCACTCCGTGCCAGACTCTGGCACAATGCCACTTATCTCCATCTCTATCCTCTCTGTGTCCATTGGAGACGTCAAGGTCCAAAATACACCGAAAGGCAGGGACTCAATGCTG GCTAGGGATGAAGAAATGGACAGTTACCAA GAAGAGGATTTGGAAAGAATGCGGGAACAGTGGCTGGCCACACTCACTCAGCGTCAGGAGTATCTAGACCAGCAGTTGCAGAAAATCGTGTCCAAACAAG ATAAGTCAGAAGACGATTTAGAAAGGGAGTCTcagctgctggagtgccgtctgACACTCACTGAAGAACGCAATGCCGTTTTGGTGCCGTCAGCTGGCAGTGGCATTCCTGGAGCACCAGttgaaag AGTTCCTGTACCAGGGATGGAAACACACATTCCTGTCCTGTTTCTGGATCTCAGTG CTGATGATTTCCAGTCGAACCTTTCTGCCCCTCTCGCCGGGGGTGTCGATGCATATCTTGCTGGGGAATATGAAGATGACTTCTTTGACCTTCACATTGTCAAACATGACGAGTCAGAA GTAAAGGTGGAGGCATCCTGGGATTCAACAGTACACGATTGCCCTGAGCTCAGCCGTGCGGCATCTGGTGAGCAGAGAATCTACCTCACGGTCCGTGTCGTGGTGGAGTTGAGCCACCCTGCCCACATGCAACTGATTCTGAGGAAACGCATTTGTGTCAATGTCACTGGGAAAAAg GGTTTTGCTCAGAGCCTTCTGAAGAGGATGTCCCAGCGCAGCACCATCCCAGGATGTGGTGTCACCTTTGAAATTGTCTCAAACATACCAGGA GATTTCCACGGGCCAGAAGACCGAGAGATGCTGGCCCGATTAGCCGCGAGCACAGATGATGACCAGTCAGGCGACAGTGAGGCAGCTATCGAGAAAtacctgcgtagcgtcctggctGTGGAGAACATCCTCACTCTGGACAGATTGCGACAG GAGGTAACAGTGAGGGAGCAATTAGCACTCAGAGGGAAAGTTCCCAGGCGCTGCCTCAGCTCGCCAAACGTCAACCGG CTGTCAGTCGGCAATCTGGATGTGTTCTCTTCAACTCATAAACTTGGTGACTTCAAG GGTTGGGAGAGTCACCAGGACCTCTCCGCTGCTTCTGCTCAGTCCAGGCGCACATTGCCCAGCTCCATATCGCACAGCCTGACCCCAGACACAG TGAAGGCTGTTCCTAATCTCCTGAAGTCATTGATTTCTGGTGGAAAAGAAGATAGTGGAGAACAGGCGACTGTCCATCAACAG AATGTGCCTCGTATCATGGTGCAGTCAGCCAGTGTTGTAGAGGGAATGAACACACATTGGCAA GTTCCTCCTGAGGAAATCAGCCCTCCTGCCATCCACCAGGAGAGTCCCAGATTAGTGCCTCTCCCCCCACCAATCATTCCAGAAACAGAAGACTCCACCCAGAGCTCCATGAGCGAAGCGTCAAGTGGTTACATTTCAACGAGTATCTCCACAGCGACGCTTTCTGACGTTTACACGCTGAGCTGGGACCATCCTCCGTCGTCAGGCCAAAAAGCTGATAGCTACGAGCCCGTGACAgatgaagaagaaaataaagtgATACAGAGACTTTCCTTGGAATCTGACGGTGGCTCTGGATCTGAACCTCAAGAGTTTTTCCAGGCAGCTACGGAGAACACCAACCTACCGCAGTCCAAACCAAATCACAATTCGTCTGATTTAAATCAACAGAAACCAAATCCATCTCTTGTCCAGGAAGTCGAAGCCCCTTCTCTATGCGTAGATTCCGACATTCCACCAACAACAGTGCATTTAGAACACCACTCAATGGAATCGGCACAATCAGACGGTGAGCTGTCACTCACAAATTCATTTATAGTCCAAGTGCAACAACCAACAGACTCAAAACCAAAGACCTCTGTGACAGAAGAAGTTCAAATGAATACGAAAGAATCAACTAAAGCAATTCAAGAAGTGTTAAAGAAGAATGAACAATCCAAATTGGAAGAGCCTGCCCAAATGTCCTCTGAACCGTCTATAGTCCCACTGGGGGATTCTGATCCACTATCTTGTCATCAGGAAAAATCCCCTTTGAAGAACACAAGTGGTTCTGCCATCTCAACATCCAGCGATAAGGTCCACCTAGAAAACCTTGATGCCTCAGCAGAACCCAACGTGCAACCCTCCGAATCTGCAGCAGCAGTCAACCCTTTCAAGATCCAGAAAGTCCAGTCATCAGACCTCAAGTCCTTCCAACGGATACTCGGTGACTCGGACGGGGAGCCTGTTCAGACCGACACTGGCGCCTCTTCAAAATCGGACTCTAATCTGGCAGAGCCCTTGGAGCTCGTTTTAGATTGCGAGGAAGGCGAGGCAGCTTCCGCAGTCACTCTTCCCGACTGGATAAAAGAAGGGGAATTTGTCACTGTAGGGACCAATAAAAAAGGCATCGTGCGCTACGTGGGACCCACAGACTTTGCTGAGGGCATGTGGGTGGGAGTGGAACTTGAGGTACCTGCAG GAAAGAATGACGGCTCCGTAGGCGGGAAGCACTACTTCCACTGTAATCCAGGTTACGGAGTGCTAGTCCGGCCGGACAGGGTGACCCGGGGTGGCGGCAAACGCCGACGACAGCAACAGAAGCGCCGCAGCGCCAACTTGTCCGGATCAGCTCCAAACCTGGCGGCGCTCACTGCTATGGCTAAAGGTGCATCATCGTCTCGCAATATTGCCGAAGACCATAAAAATTCTTGA